In the bacterium genome, CTTTTATAACTTTTTTCATAAATGAAATATAAGGAAAGATTTTTTTAAGTACACCTGAAAAACCCATCTGTCCGAAAGGAAACCCCTTTATTAATTTTGCTCCCTCTTTTTCCATTTCCCTTCCACCAGTCCCAAAAATAAAAATATCTTTCTTTTCTTTTTTAAAGTTTCTACACAATAAAGCACCGTAATTATCTCCTGATTTTTCACCTGCAAGAATACATATTTTCATTTTTTTTGACAAGTTTATGTTTATGATATTATATTATTGGTAAGAGATTTTGAAAAATGGAAATAAAAAACCCTTCTAAACAGGATTATGAAAGGATAATAAGATTTCTTGAGGATGTTTATGGACACTTTTACAATCTCTTCCCTTTAAGTTATCCTCAAGCATGGAAAGAAAAAAATACCGATTTCAATAATATTTTGATAATAGAAGAAAAAAATAAACTCTGTTCTCTTGTCAGAATTTTTCCGCTTACTTTAATTCAAAAAAATATAAAAATTAAATTTGCTGGAATTGGGGCTGTTTCAACTGATTATGAAGAAAGAGGAAAAGGATATATGAGTATTTTACTGAATGAAGTTATTAAAAAAATGGAAAAAGAAGGATATCCCCTTTCAATTTTATGGGGAGACAGACACAGATATATAAATTTTGGCTATGAAAATTCAGGTAAAGTTATAAATATTACAATTACCACAAGAGGATTTGAAAAAGGTAAAATCAGTTCAGTAAGGACTAAAAGATATCTTGGAGAAAAAGAAATTCTTTTGAAAATCATAGATACATACAATAGAAAAAATTACAGGGTTGAAAGAGATTTTGATTATTTCAATGAGATTTATAAAAAGATGTTCATTT is a window encoding:
- a CDS encoding GNAT family N-acetyltransferase; the protein is MEIKNPSKQDYERIIRFLEDVYGHFYNLFPLSYPQAWKEKNTDFNNILIIEEKNKLCSLVRIFPLTLIQKNIKIKFAGIGAVSTDYEERGKGYMSILLNEVIKKMEKEGYPLSILWGDRHRYINFGYENSGKVINITITTRGFEKGKISSVRTKRYLGEKEILLKIIDTYNRKNYRVERDFDYFNEIYKKMFISLYYSEENGKFSYVVINEQGSETKVYEFGGEPDIILGILRYLSERFGKSRFYLEFPNFEEIPDIIFKTCSNWNISNTGMIKIVSLKKTIETFLPLIEENFPEGEEIVFEIENKEKVGIKKENGEIKFIQEGKNVLKLREEEMARLFFNLSDIGVNIDDKLRRICKTFLPFDLFFPALDHI